GCGAGGACTGAAATTACACCCGGAATTGCTACTAAGTAGGTCATGTCGTTATTCCCACCTCTCCTTTAGTTGTTTTCGCCTAGGTCCAACTCCTCCCCTCGATCGAGGGCCCACGCCGGACAAAAATCGGGGCTATTCTATCCCCCATCCGCGGGCGCCGCAAGGGTCAAATTCCCGATCTGTTGGCCGCAAAGGCGTTAAGGACACCTGTCCCCAGGTCGACTGACAAACGAACGCTTCCAAAAAAACCGCGGTCCCTTCTTTTCTTGGCTCGATCGCTATCCTGAAAAGTAGAGGTGTGCGCTGAAAAAGAAAGAGGAGGAAACTATGAAAAAGTGGATCACAGTGGCACTGGTGGGGCTCATGGCGAGCATACTCTTCCTGGCGGTGGCGCAGGCGCAGGAGGCCGCTCCTGTTGAGGCCGACAAGCCGACCTCCCTGGCCGGTGCGCTCGGCTGTTTCGAGTCGTTCATGAGTGATGTCCTGGATAAGATTCAGGCGAACATGGCTCAGATCGACACGCTGAACGGGAAGACCGACGACCTGCGCAACACCCTGAGCGCCGTGTCGCTCGAGATCAAGGACGCGGAAGGGAAGATCATCGGCCTCCGTCAGGACGTGGATGCGATGGGAGCGGTTCAGAAAGGGTACGGTGACCGGATCGGGGCGCTGGAACAGAAGCTCTCCGACCTTGCCGCGGCATGTGACGCCGTCGCCAAGAAGGTCGACGTAAACCAGGCTGACATCGCTGCGCTGAAGGATGCCGTCGCCGCGCTGAGCGACGACTATCAGGCGTTCAAACAGAGCGTCCAGGCGGACATCGCTGCCGTCCAACAAGATATTAACGGATTCAAACAGAACACCGCAGCTCAGTTCTCCGCGGTCAACAAGAGCATCGCCGATCTGAACGGCCGTGTTAAGGTCCTGGAGGACCAGGACGTGGGGACGTTCAAGAAGAAGGTAATCGAGCTCGAGCGGACGATGAGTGCGCTTTCCATCAAGATCGACAACAATCGGTCCAAGCTGGAGGGGTTCGACCAGGCGTTCGCCGACTTCTCCGCCGAGATCGACGCCAACAAGCAGGCGATCCTCGCCAACAAGAACCTGCTTGAGGACCACGAAAACCGGATCGCCGCCCTGGAGAGTGGAACCCAGCTCACGGATCTCCAGGATCAGGTGAACTCGTTGTACTTCATCTCGATCGTCGCCCTGCTCGCCGGGGTCGGAGCGCTCGTATGGGGATTCCTGGGTAAGTAGCAGGAGGAAATCAGCGGGGAAGGGAAACGTTCCTTCCCCGTTGCTTTTGCATTTCTGCGTAACAAAAGTTATATTAGTAAACCGATTTTGAGGGGGAAAACAAGAATGGATCGGGTGGGAACACGGCTTAAGCAGTTCCGACTGGCGCATGGGTGGAGCAAGCGCCGTACGGCTGCAGAACTTGGGGTATCGATTCCGTCTATCATCCGCTGGGAAGAGGGGGAGAGCGAACCGAACGATTACAATCGGTTCAAGATCGAAGCCCTCCTCGCAGCCCGGACGCGGGAAGCCGATCGGGTGCGATGACGAAGATCACCAAGCTCGAACTTGCCGGATTCAAGTCATTTCGCAAGCGGACGGTGATCCCGTTCTTCTCCGGGATGACCGCGATCCTCGGGGAGAACGGATCGGGAAAATCGAACCTGATCGACGCGATTCGGTTCGTGATGGGGCGTCGCTCTTCTCAGCTCCGCGCCGACCGGCTGGAGCACCTCCTGTTCAACGGGGGAGAGCACCACTCCCCGGCCGAGGTCGCCGAGGTGCTCCTTCACCTCGACAACCAGGATGGCACGTTCGACCCGTTCTTCGAGAACGGCGACCGCGCTCCGGAGATCGTGCTCGGCCGCCGGATAACCCGCACATCGTCGACGTACACGTTCATGGGGAAGACCTGTCCGCGCGGGCTGATCGACCGCATCCTCGAGGAGGCGAAGATCGACCCCGACGGCCAGCAGGTGATCGCCCAGGGGCAGATCACCGAGATCATCAAGCGCAGCCCGCTCCGGCGGCGGGAGATCATCGACGAGGTGAGCGGGATCGCCGCCTACGACGAAAAGAGGAGGAAGGCGATAGGCGAGCTGAAGGACGTCAAATCGAAGCTGAACACCCACCGCGTCATTCTCGCCGAGCGGAAACGCCGGCTGCTGGAACTGGCCAAGGAACGGGACGCCGCCTTGGAGTACAAGCGCCTCCTCGACGAGCAGGTGAAGATCGAGCGCTCAATCCGGCTGCAGCAACGCAAGGCGATCGAGGAGAAGCTCCGCCGCGCCGTGGAAGCCCGCGAAGGAATGGCCGAAAGGATCGAGAACCTACAGAAAGAGCTCGACTCCCTTGATCTCGCGATCGAGAACAAGGAGTGGGAGATCGAGGGGATGCGCGATGAACTCGGAAAAGATGACAAGATCTCACTTTTGCGCGAGGTGGAACAGCTCCGCCGCGAGATCCTACAGGTGCAGACTGAGATCGACCTCAAGCGCGAACAGGTGCGCAACCTCGAGGAGATGATCGCCGAGATCACCAAGGTACAGGCAGCGGCGATCTCCCGCGCTAGGGCCCCGACCGGGACAAGCCGGGCGGTGCAGGCGCTCCTCTCCCGCAAGCGGGGTGGGGTGTACGGAACGATCGCTTCGCTCTCCACTCCAAAACCGGGGTTTGAGACGGCGTTCGAAACAGCGGCCGGGGGGCATCTGAACGACGTCGTCGTCGATTCGCGCGAGACGGCGATCGAGTGCATCAACTACCTCAAAGCGCAGCGCCTCGGGCGGGCTCGTCTCCTCCCGCTCGGGCGTCTCGTCACCCCGCGCAAGAGCCTGGCCGCGGCCGAGGCGCTCAAGCGCCCCGGGGTGATCGACTACGCGATCAACCTCGTCGAGTTCGAGCCGAAGTATCGGCGCGCGTTCGAGTACATCCTTGGCGACACGCTCGTCGCCGAGAACCTGGAGGCGCTGCGTGACGTCGACGGGGTGCGGGCGGTCACCCTGGACGGGGACCTGCAGAGCAAGGGGGGTGCCCTCACCGGGGGATGGCGCCCAAGCGCCGCCCGGGCGGAAAAGCCGGAGAAGGCGCCGGACGCGCAGTTCGATGTCGCCAAGCGCCGCCAGCGGATCGGAAAGCTGAACCGCGAGATAGCCCGGTTGGAGAAGGACCTGGAGGAGCGGAAGGGGATCCTCGCTGCCAAGGAGCGGGCCCTCGCTGCCAAGGAGGAGGAAGAGGACAAGACCAAGGACGAGGCGTCCACGCGAGGGGACGAGCTGCGCGCCCTGCGCGAGCGCCGGCGGGAGGTCTACCAAAACCTGGAGACGCTGCGTCGAGGGCTCTCCCGCTACGAGCGTGAGGAAGCGGAGGCAAAGGTGGAACTTGAGTCCCTCGGAGCATCCGAGATCGATGAGTCGAACTGCATCGACGCATCCCTCTCCGAACTCGAACGGCGCCTCGGGGAGACGAAGCGGAGGATCCGTCGGCTGGAGCCGGTGAACATGCGAGCGATCGACGAGTACGCGGCGTTCGAGCAGGAGTACAACGCGTTCCGGGAGAAGGTGGACGCGCTCGAAGCCGAAAAGCACGAGATCGAGCGGCTGATCGGGGAGATCGAAGCCCGCAAGCGGGCCCGGTTTCTTGAGACTCTGGAGGAGATCTCGGTCCAGTTCGACCGGATATTCCGCCAGTTGTTCCAAGGAGGGAGCGCAAGCCTCGAGCTTGAGGTCCCGGACGACATCTCGAGCGGCCTCCTCATCAAGGCAAACCCACCGGGGAAGGAGCCGCACGTGATCGACGCCCTGTCCGGGGGGGAGCAGACCCTGGTCGCCACCGCGTTCATCTTCGCCCTGCAGGAGTACCAGAAGGCACCGTTCTTCGTCCTGGACGAGATCGACGCCGCGCTGGACATCCTGAACACCACCCGTCTGGCGCGAATGCTGCGGGAGTACGCCAAGCGGATGCAGGTGATCGTTGTCTCCCACAACGAGGAAACAGTTCGTCATGCTGACCGGGCCTACGGGGTGACAATTAAAGACGGCGTCTCCCAGATACTGGCGCTCAACCTGAATTGACCGGAGGGACGATGGAACCGGTACGGATCGCGGATATCCCGCTCGAGACCCTGGCAAACGAAACGTGGGAGGGGACGCTCCGCCGTCTGACCGCGGACATGGACCCGTGGGACATCGACGTCGGGGAGCTCGCCCGCCGCTACCGCGAGATGCTTCGCGCCATGCATGAGCTCCGGTTCGAGATCCCCGGGAGGATGGTTCTCACCTGTTCGGTGCTTCTGCGTATGAAGTCGGACGAGCTCCTCGCCTCTGCCCGGCCGCGATCGGAGTTCATCGCCGAGCTGGAGGAGGCGGTGGATGAGGCAGCGGAAGAGTGGGATGCTCCGATCGAACCGGACGAGGAGTTCGTCCTCCCGCTGCGCCGCCGCCCGCGTCGCCGCGTCACCCTCACCGACCTGCGCGCCGCCCTCGCCGCCGCCCTCAAGGTCGACCGGAGGCGCGCCGCCCGCAGGAGTCTGACACCCGATGATGACGAGGACATCTTCGACTACTTCGAGCTCGGTGGGGAAGACATCACCTCTCGGTTGCAGCGCCTGTTCACCCGGATAAAGAAGCTCCTCTCCGGGAGAAAGGCGATCAGCTTCTTCCGGCTGTTGGAGCGCGGGGACAAGGAGGAGCGGGTAAGTCGGTTCGTCGAGGTGTTGCACCTAGCAGCGCAGGGGGAGATCATCTGCGAGCAGGAGGAATTCTTGGGGGACATCGTCATTAAGCTCACCGCGGCGGAGTGAGCGAGGAGGAGGGGATGCCTGAGGAGACGCGGACCGATGACCGGGGGCTGGTCGAGGCGGCGCTCTTCCTCTCCCCGGAACCGCTCACCCGACGAAAGCTCGCCAAGCTTCTCGGCGGAACGGCCCTCGCCTATGTCGACCGAATCCTGGACGAGATCAAGGAAGCGTTCGCGGCGCCGGAGCACGGGTTTGAGCTCCTGGTCGAGGACGGGCGTGCGTTTTTTCAGGTGAAACGGGAATACGTGGACAGGGTCGGACACCTTGCCCCCCAGCAGGACATCCCCCGACCGGTGCTTCGTACCCTGGCGATGATCGCTTACAACAACCCCCTCACCCAGGCCGATCTTGTCAAGGTGCGGGGGAACAAGGCGTACGGTCACGTAACCGAGCTAATCGAGCGCGGGTTGATCCGGGCCGAGCCGCAGGGGAGGACTCTGCTCCTATCGGTGACCGATGAGTTCCTCCGCTACTTCGGGCTCTCGGACGTGGCTGAATTCAAGTTCCATGTCGGGGCGGTGCGGGAGGAGCTCGAGATCGACAAAGACGGGCTGAAAGAAGCTGGCCAAGGAGAGATCGACGAGAAGGAGGTCGAGTGATGCAGAAGTACGAGTGCACGATGTGCGGCTATATCTACGATCCGGAGAAGGGTGATCCGACGACCGGGATCGAGCCGGGTACGGCGTTCGAGGACCTACCCGACGACTGGACCTGCCCCGACTGCGGCGCGGGGAAGGAGATGTTCGAGGAGGTCTAGCTCTTATCCCTTGCCTGGGAGCCAAACACGGGCGGGCTTTTATCCCGCCCGTGCGCTTATTGACTACAGTTAGGCGGCATTGCCCACAAAATCCAATAGCAGACCCTCATTTCCCTTCTCCTCGCGGCTACTGTTCAAAAGCGGAGCACGTTAGCTCCCGCTGGGATCCGAGCCGGCTGCCGGCTCTGGGCAGGCCGCAGGGACCTCGGTGGACCAGCCGGGGGGCAGCTCCTCCAGGGAGGCCTTGATCAGGGATCTCACCGCAGCGCTGTAAGCCTCTCCGTAGTCGTCCTCCAGCTGTTTCTCCTCCTCGGCCCCATACCAGCTGCAGGGGATGGCCGCCACCAGGAGCTTTTTGTCCTCCGCCTGTACCAGCTTGAGGCCGGCCGGCGGGAGCCCCCGACCATCCGCCTTCTGGCAGACCTCGCCCGTGGGGAGCACCGGAACCAGCCCGTGTTCCTGGCAGAGGTTCACTAGGTCCTGGCACGGGTAGACAGCCACCTCGATCCCAGGGGGGAGAACTCCCATCAGGATAACGGGGATGATCCCGCTCCCCACCGCCATCAGCAGTTTCCCCCTGGACGCCAGGTCCCCGCTCAGGGCGAGGAGCCCCTGAGCCCCCTCCACCGGGAGGCCGGGGTAGACCAGCCCGTACCAGCTGAATCCCCCCAGCCAGATCACCTTGTCGTAGGTCTCGTCCAGGGGCTCCGTGCGGATATTCACCTCGGTGGCCAACTTCAACGCGGCCATCAACT
This genomic interval from Candidatus Bipolaricaulota bacterium contains the following:
- the scpB gene encoding SMC-Scp complex subunit ScpB, encoding MPEETRTDDRGLVEAALFLSPEPLTRRKLAKLLGGTALAYVDRILDEIKEAFAAPEHGFELLVEDGRAFFQVKREYVDRVGHLAPQQDIPRPVLRTLAMIAYNNPLTQADLVKVRGNKAYGHVTELIERGLIRAEPQGRTLLLSVTDEFLRYFGLSDVAEFKFHVGAVREELEIDKDGLKEAGQGEIDEKEVE
- a CDS encoding chromosome segregation protein SMC, which encodes MTKITKLELAGFKSFRKRTVIPFFSGMTAILGENGSGKSNLIDAIRFVMGRRSSQLRADRLEHLLFNGGEHHSPAEVAEVLLHLDNQDGTFDPFFENGDRAPEIVLGRRITRTSSTYTFMGKTCPRGLIDRILEEAKIDPDGQQVIAQGQITEIIKRSPLRRREIIDEVSGIAAYDEKRRKAIGELKDVKSKLNTHRVILAERKRRLLELAKERDAALEYKRLLDEQVKIERSIRLQQRKAIEEKLRRAVEAREGMAERIENLQKELDSLDLAIENKEWEIEGMRDELGKDDKISLLREVEQLRREILQVQTEIDLKREQVRNLEEMIAEITKVQAAAISRARAPTGTSRAVQALLSRKRGGVYGTIASLSTPKPGFETAFETAAGGHLNDVVVDSRETAIECINYLKAQRLGRARLLPLGRLVTPRKSLAAAEALKRPGVIDYAINLVEFEPKYRRAFEYILGDTLVAENLEALRDVDGVRAVTLDGDLQSKGGALTGGWRPSAARAEKPEKAPDAQFDVAKRRQRIGKLNREIARLEKDLEERKGILAAKERALAAKEEEEDKTKDEASTRGDELRALRERRREVYQNLETLRRGLSRYEREEAEAKVELESLGASEIDESNCIDASLSELERRLGETKRRIRRLEPVNMRAIDEYAAFEQEYNAFREKVDALEAEKHEIERLIGEIEARKRARFLETLEEISVQFDRIFRQLFQGGSASLELEVPDDISSGLLIKANPPGKEPHVIDALSGGEQTLVATAFIFALQEYQKAPFFVLDEIDAALDILNTTRLARMLREYAKRMQVIVVSHNEETVRHADRAYGVTIKDGVSQILALNLN
- a CDS encoding rubredoxin; the protein is MQKYECTMCGYIYDPEKGDPTTGIEPGTAFEDLPDDWTCPDCGAGKEMFEEV
- a CDS encoding helix-turn-helix transcriptional regulator encodes the protein MGTRLKQFRLAHGWSKRRTAAELGVSIPSIIRWEEGESEPNDYNRFKIEALLAARTREADRVR